TCGCCCAAGAGCACTAAAACTCTATCAACTGATATTATCTGGCGAACTATTTTAATAGGCAATATAGAAAAAAAGAAAGAAAACTATGACAAATATTCTAAATCACATATCCATTAAATCGAGGTCAGATCATTCTTCTGCTAATTACTTACTGTTTGCACTTTTTCTTAAAAAATATTGAATAGTTTATTTGATGATAATGGCGGAGTTAACGCTATTAGCTCTCCTCTGTACTCTGTCAGCTCAGTGTTATAGCACTCAGCTAACAATTTCTGAAATTAATTTCATCACTTGTCCAAGTGCTGTTTCTAAACTTAATTCATCTTGGTCGAGCATCATGCGAATCTGATTTTTTAGCGGTGATCGTACATGCTTGATCGGATTTAAGTTTGGGGAATAATAAAGAGGCAAAAATAATAAATGACACAACAACCACTCTATTTGGTTTATTAGAAATAACGTAACGCTGCCTTTTCAGTTACTGGACCACTGACTTAAGCTAAGACAAATCACCGCAGCCACGATCAAAATGACAGCAATGCCATTATGCCAAGTTAATGACTCAGCAAACAGTAACTTGCCCCAAATTAGACCTGTGATAGCAACAACGCCACTGACAAGACTGTAATACACAGGTCCTGCGACTTTAAGCAACTCGAAAAAGATAACATAACCGATGCTTGATAAAATAATTTCGATAATAATCATAGCATCACCCACATGCCAAGGAGGCAACAATGAGTAAAAGCTATGGTTATACAACATAAATGGCGTTAGTAATAAACTCGCAAAGAGCATCATGCCAGCGGCGAGCAACACAGAGTCTTGCTGCTTAGGCCGATACCTACTAGCAAATACGGCACAGATTGCAAATGAGAATGGTGCAAGCAAGGCAAATGTAAGCCATATTGGCACACTATTGCCAAACCAATGCCACTTAGGCTGTAAAATAAACATAATGCCAACCACACCAACCATAACTGCCACGCTGCGAACTAAACTGGCTTTTTCTTGACGAACGATACAGGCCAAAGGATAAGCAAATAAGGCGACGGTATTAATAATGACAGCAAGCAGACCAGAGCTAACATGTGGCGCAGTAAAATACATGACAGTATTGGGCAAAGCAATACCAAACGCGCCACAAAATAAATAATAGCGCCAAGCTGATTTAAGCTTTGCAGCACGCTCTTGACGATACAGTGCAATAAAAAACAGGACAATAGCAGGCCCTAAGGTTTGCCAAAAAGCATAACCTAATGGCGGTACACCATGTGTCATCGCAACTTTTGCAATCGAATAACCAGAGCCCCATAGCACACCTAATAATAGTAATAATAATAGCGCTTTCATGGCTTTTTATAATATATTTTAGAGTCATGCTTAGCGCAGCACTCTTCAATGAGGTAGGCTGATAGTGACTTTATTAAGGCAAAATTGCTATGGTAAACAAGTCGCTGAGCAACCTGCTCCCGTTGTACCAAGTTCACAGTTTCCAGCTTGCGTATATGATGAGTTAATGTTGAGTTTGGCACATTAAGACGCTTCCCCAGCTCTCCTGTGTTTACTCCCTACTGCCCAGCCTTAACAAGCTCACGAATAATCGCCAAACGGATAGGATGACCCAGTTCAGCATATGCCCTAGAGGCTTGATTTAATTCCACAACCATTCAAACCATGTTACTAATAACATGGTAATATATAAAGCCAAGCAATGCCTGTCAAGATAAATAACTGTACTATAACTTGATCTGGTTACCCTATTTCGAGTGAATAAATTACAATAATCCAACACGGAGAAACCATAATGGGATTGAGTACCTCTGGAATAAAAAACGGCATATAAGAAAGTTTAATGATGCACGAGAACAGTACTTCAACCTCTTTTAAGAGGTTGAATGATAATTTAAAAGGCGTCCGAAAGAGCCTCTGGCTGATCTAAGCAGTTGCTCAAGGAGCTTTATTCGGTGGCAGCTCCTAATTTTGTTTTATTTATAGATTTTCCGAATCCATCTTATTTGTCGGAAGCGGCTGTGAATTATCGTAGTCACGAGTCAATTTTACAACCATNNNNNNNNNNNNNNNNNNNNNNNNNNNNNNNNNNNNNNNNNNNNNNNNNNNNNNNNNNNNNNNNNNNNNNNNNNNNNNNNNNNNNNNNNNNNNNNNNNNNNNNNNNNNNNNNNNNNNNNNNNNNNNNNNNNNNNNNNNNNNNNNNNNNNNNNNNNNNNNNNNNNNNNNNNNNNNNNNNNNNNNNNNNNNNNNNNNNNNNNNNNNNNNNNNNNNNNNNNNNNNNNNNNNNNNNNNNNNNNNNNNNNNNNNNNNNNNNNNNNNNNNNNNNNNNNNNNNNNNNNNNNNNNNNNNNNNNNNNNNNNNNNNNNNNNNNNNNNNNNNNNNNNNNNNNNNNNNNNNNNNNNNNNNNNNNNNNNNNNNNNNNNNNNNNNNNNNNNNNNNNNNNNNNNNNNNNNNNNNNNNNNNNNNNNNNNNNNNNNNNNNNNNNNNNNNNNNNNNNNNNNNNNNNNNNNNNNNNNNNNNNNNNNNNNNNNNNNNNNNNNNNNNNNNNNNNNNNNNNNNNNNNNNNNNNNNNNNNNNNNNNNNNNNNNNNNNNNNNNNNNNNNNNNNNNNNNNNNNNNNNNNNNNNNNNNNNNNNNNNNNNNNNNNNNNNNNNNNNNNNNNNNNNNNNNNNNNNNNNNNNNNNNNNNNNNNNNNNNNNNNNNNNNNNNNNNNNNNNNNNNNNNNNNNNNNNNNNNNNNNNNNNNNNNNNNNNNNNNNNNNNNNNNNNNNNNNNNNNNNNNNNNNNNNNNNNNNNNNNNNNNNNNNNNNNNNNNNNNNNNNNNNNNNNNNNNNNNNNNNNNNNNNNNNNNNNNNNNNNNNNNNNNNNNNNNNNNNNNNNNNNNNNNNNNNNNNNNNNNNNNNNNNNNNNNNNNNNNNNNNNNNNNNNNNNNNNNNNNNNNNNNNNNNNNNNNNNNNNNNNNNNNNNNNNNNNNNNNNNNNNNNNNNNNNNNNNNNNNNNNNNNNNNNNNNNNNNNNNNNNNNNNNNNNNNNNNNNNNNNNNNNNNNNNNNNNNNNNNNNNNNNNNNNNNNNNNNNNNNNNNNNNNNNNNNNNNNNNNNNNNNNNNNNNNNNNNNNNNNNNNNNNNNNNNNNNNNNNNNNNNNNNNNNNNNNNNNNNNNNNNNNNNNNNNNNNNNNNNNNNNNNNNATATCAAAGCAATAAGGTTGGGATTGCCATCAATGCATTTAAAATATCAGCAACTAACCATAATAAATGTAAGTTTGCAACGGCCCCAAAACAATGACAATTACCCAAAGAATACGATAAGGGATAATGATTTTTGTACCAAACAAGTAACTGGCACAACGCTCACCATAATAGCTCCAACCTAAGAGTGTTGTGAATGCGAAAACAACAAGACCAATTGTTACAATCAGACCACCGCCATTAAACCCAAGCTGAAAGGCATCTGATGAAAGTGCGGCCCCTGTTTCTCCTGAAGTCCATAACCCACTTAACAAGATGACAAAAGCGGTAGTGCTACATAAGATGATGGTATCAAAAAAATGTTCCAGTCATCGCAATTAAGCCTTGACGGGTTGGGCTATTTGTCTTTGCCGCAGCATGCGCAATCGGTGCAGTCCCTAACCCAGCTTCATTTGAGAAAACACCACGAGCGACTCCAAAACGAATCGCCGCCATAATCGTCGCACCGGCAAAACCACCAACAGCCGCTGTACCATTAAACGCACTATGAAAAATAAGGGAGAAAATTTGCGGAATCTGGCTAAAGTGTAGGCTTAAAACAATGACTCCACCGATAATATAAAAAACCGCCATAATCGGGACTAAATAGCTCGTCACCCGACCAATCCAACGAATTCCTCCCAATAACACAAGAGCAACGAGTACCGCACTCACACCACCCACCCACCAAGGTGAAATGCCAAAATGGTTATTTAATACATGCGCCATCGAGTTACTTTGAACACTATTGCCGATACCAAAGGCCGCAATGGTTCCAAAAATCGCAAATGCGACAGCTAATCCTCGCCAACGCGAGCCTAAGCCATTTTTAATATAATACATCGGCCCACCGACATAATTACCATTTGCATCTATTTCCCGGTATTTAACAGCAAGTACAGCCTCTGCATATTTTGTCACCATTCCAACAAGGGCTGTTATCCACATCCAAAAAATAGCACCAGGGCCCCCTAGAACAATAGCTGTAGCAACACCTGCGATGTTCCCTGTGCCAACAGTTGCAGCCATTGCCGTAGTTAATGCTCGAAAACCACTGATCTCACCTTTGGCTTTTTTTCGGATCTTTTTGGACAATAAGCTTTAAGGCTGCACCTAACTTCCTTAACTGCAACAAGCGCAATCGGATCGTTAAATAAACCCCGCACCCCAAAAGTAAAATCAGCATGACAGGCCCCCAAACAAAGCCACTCACTGCATTCAAAAATGATGTTATATCCACACTCAAGCTCCTTTGCTACTTTCTTTATTTATTGTAACAAAAAAAACTAGACAAAAGCAAGAGTTAGGGTGAATGAGGCAACTTGCCACACATAAGTTTTTCTGATTAAATAGATTTAGGTAGTCACTACTCTGTCAGGCAGTAGCAAATTTATATAAATTTACTCTAAGCCTGCAAAAAAACATATTTAAGTTGTACCAACAAGGAAATTAGACGATGAAGTCACGATTTTTAACCTATTTGTTATATACTCTGTTTATTATGTTAATTATTACGCTCATTTATTTCCCATATCAACGAGATAAAATTGAGCACACACATGAACACCTCGTAACCTCTGCTATGGATAAAAGCGTTTTGCAGTAGCCACTATATTCCATATAGCGATTAAACAGTATGCACGCTTGTTGTAAATATTATAGAAATAGGCCGATTATTTTTTTATAAACAGGTTCAATCATCTTATCAATAGAAAAGCCATTATCAATAAAAAGTTTCTGCCAAGCTTCTACTGTTCTAAAGTACCAAGGAGCAGGGTCCATAAATTCTTTGCTAAAGCCCTGCCAAGACCCTTTTCGCCAGCCATCTTGGTACGGTAAATTCCCACAACTTGTAACCGGGTGCAAAGTTTGAATAATAACCCGGCCATTTTGGCTTAATAGTTCAGAAAACTTATTGAATAAATAGTCAACGACCTCTTTACCAATTAAAGAAAAATTACAAATAATAATATCAAATTTTTCTTGTAAAGCTTGGTAAGTTAAGCTTTCAAAAGATAATAATTTAAAGCGACCTTGCTTTTTAGATTGGCCATATTCAATAAATTCGGGAACAGCATCAATACCCAGCGTATCAATTCCTGCACTCTCCAATGTTCTAACAAGCCAACCTTCCCCACAGCCTATATCAAGGACTTTTTTAGGCTGACTTGCCAAAATTTCTTTAATAATTACATGGTTTGTTACTTGCTGGCGGGTTTCAATCTCACTATTTTCAATCGCCTTAATCCAAGGCTGGGTATTCTTTTTCCAAGAATCTATAATTTTCAAATCAGATAACTCATCCATTAGTTGCTCTTTCTCTAATCTGTTACTTTCATTCATGATCAATGATTTTCCTTTTCATGCTACTGCCAATAACGCCCTTTATCATCCGAAATACATCATAATCAAGAACCAGCAAAGGTAAAGCCTATAGGGCCATTAGTGAGTTCAAAATCAATCGCGCCAACCTGCCCTGTATTTAAAATATTAACTTTTTGCTGCTGATAACGATCAATAACGACTGAGTGAGGGAGCTTATAAGCATTATAGCGACCCGCGCTAATAATGACCGTATTAGGAGAAACAGTTTTAATGAACGCTAAAGTTGAAGAACTTTTACTGCCATGATGAGGCGCAAATAAAATATCACTTTTCAAACTCAATGGAGCACGAGCAATAAGCTTTTTTTCTTGTGATTTTTCGATATCTCCAGAAAATAACACACTCTTCCCTTTTGCTGTAATTTTTAATACGCACGACTGGTTATTGCGCCCATAAGGAAAAGGTCTAAAAGGTGATAAAAACTCAAACTTCACACCATCCCACTGCCAGTGGTTTCCCGACACACAAGGTTCAATTTGAGAACTAGGTAACAAAGGACTTGAACTGATCACTTTAGTCTGCGGATAAATAGCTAACACACTGCTCAGCCCACCGCTATGATCACTGTCTATATGACTAATAACAAGCTTGTTAATATGGCGTACTCCCAAAGCATAAAGGTTAGGGACAACAACAGCTTGCCCCAAGTCGAAACCACTTTTAGTTCGATTACCAACATCATAGATTAAATTATGATGGCTTGTCTTAATTATTGCCGCAAAACCTTGCCCTACATCCAGTACACGAATAAAAACATCGCCAGCAACAATAGGCTTTACTGCATATAACCAAGGAATAAATAAAGCAATGCCTCCTAAAAATCGCCCAGGCAACCCGCGTGGCATTAATAAAATAAATGTGCCGAGTAAAGATATAATGAGTACAGCTGCTTTAGGAATACCATGATAAGGAGGGATATAAAACTGGAGCTGATTTAAGTAATGCAATACTTGCAATAACCAGGTAATTTGTTGATCTGCAAAATTTAATAAAATTAGTGCCAAATTCAATGATAATGGTATAAAAATGACACTCATTAACAATATCGGCAATATCAAAGCACCGGTCCAGGGGATTGCAACAAGATTCGCAAACAATCCCATGATTGGCAAATTAAAAAAATAAGCTAAAGACA
This genomic stretch from Piscirickettsia litoralis harbors:
- a CDS encoding DMT family transporter → MKALLLLLLLGVLWGSGYSIAKVAMTHGVPPLGYAFWQTLGPAIVLFFIALYRQERAAKLKSAWRYYLFCGAFGIALPNTVMYFTAPHVSSGLLAVIINTVALFAYPLACIVRQEKASLVRSVAVMVGVVGIMFILQPKWHWFGNSVPIWLTFALLAPFSFAICAVFASRYRPKQQDSVLLAAGMMLFASLLLTPFMLYNHSFYSLLPPWHVGDAMIIIEIILSSIGYVIFFELLKVAGPVYYSLVSGVVAITGLIWGKLLFAESLTWHNGIAVILIVAAVICLSLSQWSSN
- a CDS encoding alanine:cation symporter family protein, with protein sequence MLSGLWTSGETGAALSSDAFQLGFNGGGLIVTIGLVVFAFTTLLGWSYYGERCASYLFGTKIIIPYRILWVIVIVLGPLQTYIYYG
- a CDS encoding alanine/glycine:cation symporter family protein, with product MSKKIRKKAKGEISGFRALTTAMAATVGTGNIAGVATAIVLGGPGAIFWMWITALVGMVTKYAEAVLAVKYREIDANGNYVGGPMYYIKNGLGSRWRGLAVAFAIFGTIAAFGIGNSVQSNSMAHVLNNHFGISPWWVGGVSAVLVALVLLGGIRWIGRVTSYLVPIMAVFYIIGGVIVLSLHFSQIPQIFSLIFHSAFNGTAAVGGFAGATIMAAIRFGVARGVFSNEAGLGTAPIAHAAAKTNSPTRQGLIAMTGTFF
- a CDS encoding class I SAM-dependent methyltransferase — translated: MNESNRLEKEQLMDELSDLKIIDSWKKNTQPWIKAIENSEIETRQQVTNHVIIKEILASQPKKVLDIGCGEGWLVRTLESAGIDTLGIDAVPEFIEYGQSKKQGRFKLLSFESLTYQALQEKFDIIICNFSLIGKEVVDYLFNKFSELLSQNGRVIIQTLHPVTSCGNLPYQDGWRKGSWQGFSKEFMDPAPWYFRTVEAWQKLFIDNGFSIDKMIEPVYKKIIGLFL